A single window of Archangium gephyra DNA harbors:
- a CDS encoding protein kinase domain-containing protein, producing the protein MGATTPGGIPEIPPKLCPHCGTVLSSVLEGMCPGCLLDTVMGPPPSFPEDHFGDYALVRELAQGGMGVVYLARQSSLERLVALKMLTGGALASDAEMRRVHDEAKIAASLEHPNIVPIHEVGVHEEIAYFTMPLMEGGSLAQQMHRFHGRFREAARLLETISRAVHHGHQRGILHRDLKPANVLLDAAGVPYVADFGLARALDAEARVTQTCLVEGTLSYMPLEQAQPGDVPLTVAVDVYSLGVILYELLTGRLPFEAESVDALLARMREGRPLAPRALHPRIPRSLEAICLKCLEREPARRYGSAAELADELKRFLEDRPVLAMPVGPPERAWMWCLRQPLGAGLLATLLWALAVATVGTFRLVRAQEELLRKSVLLTNVVAARASALETFLNLEKPRNRVESMAKDQKLVEALEVRHEEDLDDFCQARYEEASRSLAALGRDARFERVWVEDASGKTLARWPAPTAPDQEFRHKNYGWRDYWQGAQRHAHARSGKAYISRAYVSESHHRLMFAISAPVYNGKGEWIGVLSATVASNSMLGLLPPNAPGVSQYTVTLVSLLDRNRDEELPPAHQYVVMSHDPPGPGDLRFLEGNLGKQIQQALSESPPPKPGQPPFFEGRKFEDYRDPVSHETELAAFAPVGDTRFVVIVQTREQEALAAITLLADHLTWGWILPFALGTGLVWLVFWGVRSRSLEQRTSL; encoded by the coding sequence ATGGGTGCCACGACCCCAGGAGGGATTCCGGAGATTCCCCCCAAGCTGTGTCCCCACTGCGGGACCGTGCTGTCCTCGGTGTTGGAGGGGATGTGCCCCGGGTGCCTGCTCGACACCGTGATGGGGCCGCCCCCGTCCTTCCCGGAGGACCATTTTGGAGATTACGCGCTGGTCCGGGAGCTCGCCCAGGGAGGGATGGGCGTGGTCTATTTGGCGCGGCAGAGCTCGCTCGAGCGGCTGGTGGCGTTGAAGATGCTCACGGGCGGCGCGCTGGCCAGCGACGCCGAGATGCGCCGCGTCCATGACGAGGCCAAGATCGCCGCGAGCCTCGAGCACCCCAATATCGTCCCCATCCACGAGGTGGGGGTCCACGAGGAGATCGCCTACTTCACGATGCCCCTGATGGAAGGCGGCAGCCTCGCACAGCAGATGCATCGCTTCCACGGACGATTCCGCGAGGCGGCGCGACTGCTGGAGACGATCTCCCGAGCCGTCCACCATGGGCACCAGCGAGGCATCCTGCACCGGGACCTGAAGCCGGCCAACGTGCTGCTCGACGCGGCGGGCGTGCCGTACGTGGCGGACTTCGGACTGGCCAGGGCGCTGGACGCGGAAGCCCGGGTGACGCAGACCTGCCTGGTGGAGGGCACGCTCAGCTACATGCCGTTGGAGCAGGCCCAACCCGGGGACGTGCCGCTCACCGTGGCCGTCGACGTCTACAGCCTGGGAGTGATCCTCTATGAGCTCCTGACGGGCCGGCTTCCCTTCGAGGCGGAGAGCGTCGACGCCCTGCTCGCACGCATGCGAGAGGGCAGGCCCCTCGCGCCGCGGGCGCTCCATCCGCGAATCCCCCGGAGCCTGGAGGCCATCTGCCTCAAGTGTCTGGAGCGGGAGCCGGCCCGGCGCTACGGCTCCGCGGCGGAGCTGGCGGACGAGCTGAAGCGCTTTCTCGAAGACAGGCCCGTCCTGGCAATGCCTGTCGGCCCGCCCGAGCGGGCCTGGATGTGGTGCCTGAGACAGCCGTTGGGGGCGGGGTTGCTGGCCACGCTGCTCTGGGCTCTCGCGGTGGCGACGGTGGGCACCTTCCGGTTGGTGCGCGCGCAGGAGGAGCTGCTGCGCAAGAGTGTGCTGCTGACCAACGTCGTCGCCGCGCGAGCGAGCGCGCTGGAAACGTTCCTGAATCTGGAGAAGCCGCGTAACCGCGTGGAGTCCATGGCCAAGGACCAGAAGCTCGTGGAGGCGCTCGAGGTGCGTCACGAGGAAGACTTGGATGACTTCTGCCAGGCGCGCTACGAGGAAGCGAGTCGCTCGCTGGCGGCCTTGGGCCGCGATGCACGCTTCGAACGAGTCTGGGTCGAGGACGCGAGTGGGAAAACGCTGGCGCGCTGGCCCGCGCCGACGGCTCCGGACCAGGAGTTCCGGCATAAGAACTACGGTTGGCGGGATTACTGGCAGGGAGCCCAGCGCCACGCTCACGCAAGGAGTGGCAAGGCGTATATCTCGCGAGCCTATGTGTCGGAGTCTCACCACCGGCTCATGTTCGCGATCTCCGCTCCCGTGTACAACGGGAAGGGGGAGTGGATCGGGGTCCTGTCAGCGACGGTCGCATCCAACTCCATGCTGGGCCTGCTGCCGCCCAATGCACCGGGCGTTTCGCAGTACACCGTCACGCTTGTGTCGCTCTTGGATAGGAATCGGGATGAGGAGCTGCCCCCCGCCCATCAATACGTCGTCATGAGCCACGACCCGCCAGGGCCGGGGGACCTGCGCTTCCTCGAAGGGAATCTCGGGAAGCAAATCCAGCAGGCCTTGTCGGAGTCCCCACCGCCCAAGCCGGGTCAGCCCCCGTTCTTTGAAGGCAGGAAGTTCGAGGACTATCGAGATCCCGTCTCCCATGAGACCGAGTTGGCGGCGTTCGCGCCCGTGGGAGACACCCGTTTCGTGGTCATCGTGCAGACGCGAGAGCAAGAGGCGCTGGCGGCCATCACGCTCCTGGCGGACCACCTCACCTGGGGGTGGATCCTGCCATTCGCCCTGGGGACTGGGCTGGTGTGGCTTGTCTTCTGGGGAGTCCGCTCCCGGTCCTTGGAGCAGCGGACCTCCCTGTAA
- a CDS encoding RNA polymerase sigma factor — MLLHISGDGLSAAARTPWIRLGGMKERFPAPLGLARAAQRGFVTTRWSLVLDAGKDAAPEAQKALSELFTLYRYPVYAYIKSLRYPADEAEDFTQGFFAQMLEKNSLGVLERGRGRFRNWLLVSVKHYLANMRDHERARKRGGDRVRIGLEDAEVSSLELPERTPEQAFERHWAVRLLENALNALGEEYAHAGKGLLFSKLKRTLTGEAEDSLANIARELGMKTGTLRIHAFRLRRRYQELVEQEVLHTVKNPEEVADELRFLKSVLKRG; from the coding sequence ATGCTTCTTCACATCTCAGGGGACGGCCTATCCGCTGCCGCGCGGACCCCCTGGATTAGGCTCGGTGGCATGAAAGAGCGATTCCCCGCCCCACTCGGGCTGGCCCGCGCTGCCCAGCGCGGGTTTGTCACCACCCGATGGAGCCTGGTGCTCGATGCGGGTAAAGACGCGGCTCCCGAGGCGCAGAAGGCCCTCTCGGAGCTCTTCACCCTCTACCGCTACCCGGTCTACGCCTACATCAAGAGCCTGCGCTACCCGGCGGACGAGGCGGAGGATTTCACCCAAGGCTTCTTCGCACAGATGTTGGAGAAGAACTCTCTCGGGGTTCTGGAGCGGGGCCGGGGCCGGTTCCGCAACTGGCTGCTGGTCTCCGTCAAGCACTACTTGGCCAACATGCGCGACCACGAGCGGGCTCGGAAGCGCGGCGGGGACCGGGTTCGGATCGGGCTCGAGGATGCAGAGGTCTCCTCCCTGGAGCTGCCCGAACGGACTCCCGAGCAGGCCTTCGAGCGGCATTGGGCCGTGCGGCTTCTGGAGAACGCGTTGAACGCGCTCGGCGAGGAGTACGCGCACGCGGGAAAGGGGCTGCTCTTCAGCAAGCTGAAGCGGACGCTCACCGGCGAAGCGGAGGACTCGCTCGCGAATATCGCCAGGGAGTTGGGGATGAAGACCGGCACCTTGCGGATCCACGCCTTCCGGCTCCGGCGTCGCTACCAGGAGCTGGTCGAACAGGAGGTTCTCCACACCGTCAAGAACCCAGAGGAAGTCGCCGATGAGCTGCGGTTCCTCAAATCCGTCCTCAAGAGGGGGTAG
- a CDS encoding PAS domain-containing protein — MSTLPPDSPTPPSESHGEQVPRRVSAETALQFLVASKASSEGATDLVSLARLVAETFNVTSAVLVRRQGRLPLAAWSRGQPHLPPAPVPHGTLLDLVFDRGLYHLPRDADTKAEDVWPRLLGRCGFLGMALKSAAGEVLGAIVLYDDGPLEVGPSDLALLDVFTLRAVAALERSEPVRSLTRDFLLNLLDNLQVPILIKDGQHRYVSMNDAFCRFMDRDRETLLHKSDADFMSPQDARIFQGYDEQVFSSGKPHEYEAAFTDRVTGELRKLFTLRAGFLDAQGRHLLVCVIRDLTAYTHEWARMAERRALEAQARRDEAARRNWPSPFSEEKPFTSAQGHPQLMRVLRDSPEYKLELARMAERVETLRRLIAGIYNEVRSPLSVLLSSLPFLRENLERPDAMTVGLTELRELVGDSLECVKRIEILMNGLGRFAREHPDETHASKDLNAFFSLLEQEMRGEK, encoded by the coding sequence ATGAGCACGCTGCCCCCTGACTCCCCCACTCCGCCGTCCGAATCCCACGGGGAGCAGGTCCCCCGGCGGGTCTCCGCGGAAACCGCGCTCCAGTTCCTCGTGGCCAGCAAGGCCTCCAGCGAAGGAGCCACGGACCTCGTGTCGCTCGCGCGGCTGGTGGCCGAGACCTTCAACGTCACGAGCGCCGTGCTGGTGCGGCGCCAGGGGCGGCTCCCGCTCGCCGCGTGGAGCCGGGGACAGCCCCACCTGCCGCCCGCCCCCGTGCCCCACGGCACGCTGCTCGATCTGGTGTTCGACCGGGGCCTGTACCACCTCCCCAGGGACGCGGACACCAAGGCCGAGGACGTCTGGCCGCGGCTGCTCGGGCGGTGCGGCTTCCTGGGGATGGCGCTGAAGAGCGCGGCAGGCGAGGTGCTCGGCGCGATCGTGCTCTACGATGACGGGCCGCTCGAGGTGGGCCCGTCGGACCTGGCGCTCCTGGACGTCTTCACGCTGCGCGCGGTCGCGGCGCTCGAGCGGTCGGAGCCCGTACGTTCGCTGACGCGCGATTTCCTGCTCAACCTCCTCGACAACCTTCAGGTTCCCATCCTCATCAAGGATGGCCAGCACCGCTATGTCAGCATGAATGACGCGTTCTGCCGCTTCATGGACCGCGACAGGGAGACGCTGCTGCACAAGTCCGACGCCGACTTCATGTCCCCCCAGGATGCCCGCATCTTCCAGGGGTACGACGAGCAGGTCTTCAGCTCTGGCAAGCCCCACGAGTACGAGGCGGCCTTCACGGACCGCGTCACCGGGGAGCTGCGCAAGCTCTTCACCCTGAGGGCTGGCTTCCTGGACGCGCAGGGTCGTCACCTCCTGGTGTGTGTCATCCGCGACCTCACCGCCTATACGCACGAGTGGGCGCGGATGGCCGAGCGCCGGGCCCTGGAGGCGCAGGCCAGGAGGGACGAGGCCGCCAGGAGGAACTGGCCCAGCCCCTTCAGCGAGGAGAAGCCCTTCACGAGCGCGCAGGGCCATCCCCAGCTGATGCGCGTCCTCCGCGACAGCCCCGAGTACAAGCTCGAGCTGGCACGGATGGCCGAGAGAGTGGAGACGCTGAGACGCCTGATCGCGGGGATATACAACGAAGTCCGCTCCCCCCTGAGCGTCCTACTGAGCAGCCTGCCCTTCTTGCGCGAAAACCTCGAGCGGCCGGACGCGATGACGGTGGGCCTGACCGAGCTGCGCGAGCTGGTGGGCGATTCGCTCGAGTGTGTGAAGCGCATCGAGATCCTCATGAACGGCCTCGGACGCTTCGCGCGGGAGCATCCGGACGAGACGCACGCGAGCAAGGACCTGAATGCCTTCTTCAGCCTCCTCGAGCAGGAGATGAGGGGCGAGAAGTGA